GCTCTACTGGGAGGGCGGGCCGAACGGCGCCGACGCGCCGGTGGTCCGCGTAGCGGTGAACGGTCGGCTCGTGCTGGCGCTGGTGGATACCGGTTCAACGATCACGCTCCTGGAATCTTCGGCAGCGCGGCGGTGTGGTGTGGCGGCTGCGGCCGACCCGATGAATGGCGCGACCAACAAGCTGACTCCGTGGAGCGGACAGGGCCTTGGCGCTTCCTTTTGCGCGACGGCCGCACGAATCCGAGAGCTCCGGCTGGGCGACTGGCTGCTGACGAACGTGCCGGTCGGTATCGCCGATGCCGGTGGAGATCCGACGCGGCCGTTTGCGGGCGGTCGCAGCCGGGCGGCGGAGCTGATTCTGGGAGTGGACGTGGTCAGAGGTGCGGGACGGCTGGGTTGGGATGGACGACGCGGCGCAATCGTTCTGGGCGGCGCTGCGGTATTGAGGGAGACGGAGACCGCGGTGGCGATCCCGCTGGTCGAGAACTCGTGGCTGCCCGTGTTGAGGATCGAAGTGGACGGTCGTTATCGGATGCATGCGGTGCTGGACACGGGGAGCGAGTTCGCGCTGTACGTGCCGGGTCCGCTTTCCCGGACGGTCGGCCTGCCGCCTCCCCGCGGGCGGGCGGTGCTCGCCCACGGGATGGGGGGGCGCGTGGTCGCTCACGCGGCGGGGGAGGTGGAGCTTTCGGTGGGGGGGATGGGCTGGGGGAGAGTCCCGTTATGGATTGGCGCGACGGGTCAGGGCCACGCTAACCTGCCGTTCGCGCTGATCGGGCGGGGGGCGTTTGAGCGCCGGCGGTGGGTGCTCGACTTCGAACAAGGGCGGTTGTGGGTGGTTCGTGAGGGCCGGGAATAAGTGGCCGTCGTCGCCGCGCCGGCCGCATGGCGCCGTTGTGGTCAGACGCCGTTGGACTTCATTGTGCGCTCCAGCTCTGCGAGTCCCTCAGGGGTGCCGATGTCGTGAAGGGGCGGTGGTGCTTCGATGCCGAGCAGACAACGCGCAGCAGCCCACCGGGGAAACCAGTCCAGCTCGATGGAGCTGGGGCGGTCTGCCGGGATGGAGGCGACCGCGCGTTGGGTCATTGCGTAAGCACCGGCATTGATCCAGCCGGCGCCCCCCGCCCCTTTTTCGGCGAA
The Kiritimatiellia bacterium DNA segment above includes these coding regions:
- a CDS encoding retroviral-like aspartic protease family protein; amino-acid sequence: MLTALAACRQIGEPAAPWMRGPNADRGARVMAGSSGARGPAADGVVLYWEGGPNGADAPVVRVAVNGRLVLALVDTGSTITLLESSAARRCGVAAAADPMNGATNKLTPWSGQGLGASFCATAARIRELRLGDWLLTNVPVGIADAGGDPTRPFAGGRSRAAELILGVDVVRGAGRLGWDGRRGAIVLGGAAVLRETETAVAIPLVENSWLPVLRIEVDGRYRMHAVLDTGSEFALYVPGPLSRTVGLPPPRGRAVLAHGMGGRVVAHAAGEVELSVGGMGWGRVPLWIGATGQGHANLPFALIGRGAFERRRWVLDFEQGRLWVVREGRE